A single genomic interval of Helianthus annuus cultivar XRQ/B chromosome 6, HanXRQr2.0-SUNRISE, whole genome shotgun sequence harbors:
- the LOC110945062 gene encoding leucine-rich repeat extensin-like protein 5, whose translation MRGGPSSAGPSHRRTPSVSFSTSDSRDMWGQPFEPARHSVSLSSLPSFHPSFGPFALEEPEHSHHSQQSHHSHESYPSHNSLQSHSFHHSDSPYSPGQFNPADYVNDFLGYNPLGPEDHFSQEMEMDDDPDPEMQTGTPGHPINISSGSPFQGSPYRGPDSFRERMGTYDWYFTPSYHSSPAQPPLEEPQLQAVSPPPLPIEEPPQQPPQPPPEPPRRRRNARMSVRGGPRFSSPHGSSSYPPIPEDPQFCGPSNAAPEADPPQASYAPPQPPVGFDNPIPTYPGSSGYNPYGDPSGYPSGYGTHDPYLTPAQYHHLYPSTYPRMHPAEYPIQGYQYPPYQPPPSQ comes from the coding sequence ATGCGTGGGGGACCGTCCTCAGCAGGACCATCACACAGACGCACTCCATCGGTGTCCTTTTCCACCTCCGACTCTCGCGATATGTGGGGTCAACCTTTTGAGCCAGCAAGACACTCAGTCTCGCTAAGCTCATTGCCTTCTTTCCACCCGTCTTTTGGGCCGTTTGCTCTAGAAGAGCCCGAACACTCTCACCACTCTCAACAATCTCATCATTCGCACGAGTCTTACCCGTCGCATAACTCTTTGCAATCTCACTCGTTTCATCATTCTGACTCCCCCTACTCCCCGGGACAGTTCAACCCAGCCGATTATGTTAACGATTTTCTTGGCTACAACCCATTGGGCCCTGAGGACCATTTCTCTCAGGAAATGGAGATGGACGATGACCCCGACCCGGAGATGCAAACAGGAACCCCGGGCCACCCTATCAACATATCTAGTGGGTCTCCGTTTCAAGGATCCCCTTATCGTGGGCCTGATTCCTTTCGGGAGAGGATGGGTACCTATGATTGGTATTTTACCCCTTCCTACCATAGCTCTCCAGCCCAACCACCTTTGGAAGAACCTCAACTCCAAGCTGTCTCCCCACCACCACTTCCGATAGAGGAGCCACcgcagcagccaccgcagccaccTCCCGAGCCTCCGAGGCGAAGGAGGAATGCACgcatgtccgtgcgaggaggaccCCGTTTCAGTTCTCCTCATGGTTCGAGTTCCTATCCCCCTATTCCAGAGGATCCCCAGTTTTGTGGACCCTCAAACGCGGCTCCGGAGGCTGATCCTCCGCAAGCTTCTTATGCACCACCACAGCCGCctgtgggttttgataacccCATCCCGACGTACCCAGGTTCTTCCGGGTACAATCCTTATGGAGACCCGTCGGGGTATCCATCGGGATATGGAACTCACGATCCATATCTTACGCCTGCACAGTATCATCACCTTTATCCTTCTACTTACCCCCGTATGCATCCAGCTGAATACCCGATTCAGGGTTATCAGTACCCTCCGTACCAGCCACCTCCTTCCCAGTAG